One window of the Lytechinus variegatus isolate NC3 chromosome 3, Lvar_3.0, whole genome shotgun sequence genome contains the following:
- the LOC121411476 gene encoding NK-tumor recognition protein-like isoform X2, which produces MATPSSHRPRCFFDVSLGGIGGGRIIFELFSDICPITSENFRALCTGEKGMGKTTNKPLHYQGSSFHRIVKDFMIQGGDFSAGTGTGGESIYGGTFADENFELKHDRPYLLSMANRGKDTNGSQFFLTTKPAPHLDGVHVVFGSVLQGQDVVSQVENTRTDAKNRPLTDIRITNCGELVLKVKPKESKKKKQAASDGSDSASSEDSSDDDSSTTTTDSSETDSEEERRKRKKYRRKLREAKRRKKEKKKKKKAKKMKKEDEVVWETKEVKSELSHVTINPEEIPEIPTNRFLMRSMPEKEKEESNQQLQHQRSVDAFGRKIKGRGQVRYRMGNPPHWRAENRNKREMGQGDSPARWEMGGALREAKAKKRKERAREDDYKGRDRYRRHERDRDVDSEMEEGEVVSQDSWESKKKKHKSKKHKSHKKHESKKKDRHKKKSSSSSRHRTSSKHHSYSEEEEEDRDYPERRSYSRSPDSRSRSRSHTPDSRDRSRSRTRSSSRGRSRSRSSSRGRRRSRRSRSRSRSRGRSRSSSRSRSRGRRRSRSRSRDRGRGRKEREGHNESSHSFLESRFSKSSRAYSDKSESPLITSAVTIEKFKKFSTRKDDSSSENDSPPPTHWKPGQKPLNTRPSFTSLGIMSQARKQIEQSGRGSKLVKRVSPPPQLHKKSPSPPPTTLPSKSPRSAKDGRSSGSASEKRNDRPKPKEPPTNPILSRKHSLSPLHGSKDAVIERSPSGSSSPSRKDVASSSPSSSSSSDSEEDEKMSPEREEEQRKKTSKPPVKETFKWNPPLEDDEASPVIDSEDDKEPQGFRKKKKGETVDVGKKQERMNDEKVAQGEGSLNERLDILSSHNQKIKQFFTEDEKEEEKEKTDKDVEPEVAKQPDQPGSVVVEIQSPSSSSSSSGSGSSSGGSDSEEDVEEDKKGGVKENGDVASMDAQQEQSGEEDRKMEEEKGQTVFPNQQVKMTWKSKKNPDKLTNKMPSPVLADHKKSLSPRPRSPSINTEVQHDTGNPKRPDNIPLTPPSNPVTPPINPLTPPTSIPAEPSKAPSPTVKSSTASIITQTQPIKRQTPSSTKRIPKRNGDHRRYSRSRSRSRSSSYSSRSSRGSRSGRSRSHSRSWSRSRSSSRSRSRSFEDSRSRRRRSRSYSREKARSPKRRRSRSRDRSRRSRSPYRNTSYSRSRDRHRRRSRSRSVTRSRSRSSSGSRSRSRSPYHRHSRGRRSRSRSRGRRSRDSSRHQPYKRTRSRSRSPRRRYSRSRSPVKRRYKSRSRSRSFDDRVYGRRRRSRSRSYSSR; this is translated from the exons GTGAAAAAGGTATGGGGAAGACGACCAACAAACCGCTTCACTACCAGGGTAGTTCCTTCCATCGTATCGTCAAGGATTTCATGATACAAGGAGGTGATTTCAGTGCAG gGACAGGCACTGGTGGAGAATCTATCTATGGCGGAACATTTGCAG ATGAGAATTTTGAGTTGAAGCACGACCGCCCCTATTTGTTGTCGATGGCCAATCGAGGAAAGGATACCAATGGTTCTCAGTTCTTCTT AACGACCAAGCCAGCTCCTCATTTAGATGG tgTCCATGTTGTGTTTGGGTCAGTGTTGCAAGGTCAAGATGTTGTTAGCCAGGTAGAGAACACAAGGACTGATGCCAAGAACAGACCACTGACTGATATCAGGATCACTAACTGCGGAGAACTTGTGCTAAAAGTCAAACCAAAAG AATCTAAAAAGAAGAAGCAAGCAGCGAGTGATGGATCTGATTCAGCGTCTTCTGAGGATTCCTCAGACGATGACAGTTCCACTACAACCACCGACTCCTCGGAGACGGACAGCGAGGAAGAAcgaaggaagagaaagaagtaTCGAAGGAAGCTCAGGGAAGCCAAACgcaggaagaaagaaaagaaaaagaaaaagaaagcaaagaagatgaagaa GGAAGATGAAGTAGTGTGGGAGACCAAGGAAGTCAAGAGTGAGCTTTCTCATGTGACCATCAACCCTGAGGAGATCCCAGAGATTCCAACCAATAGGTTTCTCATGCGCAGTATgccagagaaagaaaaaga AGAGAGTAACCAGCAACTTCAGCACCAGAGATCAGTTGATGCCTTTGGACGTAAGATTAAAGGGAGAGGTCAAGTG CGATATCGAATGGGTAATCCTCCCCACTGGCGAGCAGAGAACCGTAACAAACGAGAGATGGGACAGGGGGATTCCCCCGCCCGTTGGGAGATGGGCGGGGCACTGAGGGAGGCCAAAGCCAA aaagagaaaggagaggGCGAGAGAGGATGATTACAAAGGAAGAGACAGATACAGGAGACACGAGAGAGACCGTGACGTTGACTCTGAGATGGAGGAAGGAGAGGTGGTGTCACAAGATTCCTGGGAAtctaagaagaaaaaacataaatCAAAGAAGCACAA GTCTCACAAGAAGCATGAGAgtaagaagaaagacagacataaGAAGaagtcatcatcgtcatccagACATCGTACTTCAAGCAAACATCATTCTTACtcagaagaagaggaggaggacaGAGATTATCCAGAACGACGTTCATACTCACGTTCACCCGACAGTCGTTCCCGCTCCAGGTCTCACACCCCAGACTCGCGGGACAGAAGCCGGAGTAGGACTAGAAGCAGCAGTAGGGGAAGAAGCAGGAGTCGGAGCAGCAGTAGGGGCAGAAGACGTAGCAGAAGAAGTCGCAGTAGAAGCCGCAGCAGAGGTCGGAGCAGAAGTTCGAGTAGAAGTCGCAGTAGAGGCAGAAGGAGAAGCAGGAGTAGAAGTAGGGATAGAGGCAGAGGTAGGAAGGAACGAGAGGGCCACAATGAGTCTTCACATTCTTTCTTGGAATCAAGATTCTCGAAATCATCACGAGCTTACTCAGACAAGTCAGAAAGTCCGCTCATCACCAGTGCTGTTACCATcgaaaaattcaagaaattcAG TACACGAAAGGATGACTCATCATCTGAGAATGATAGCCCGCCACCAACGCACTGGAAGCCTGGTCAGAAACCCCTGAACACGCGACCGTCATTTACAAGCCTAGGCATCATGAG CCAAGCACGTAAACAAATAGAGCAGTCTGGGAGGGGTAGTAAACTAGTGAAGAGGGTATCACCTCCACCCCAGCTTCACAAGAAATCACCTTCACCGCCACCAACCACTCTTCCATCCAAGAGTCCAAG ATCTGCAAAAGACGGTCGTTCGTCTGGGAGTGCTAGTGAGAAAAGAAACGATCGTCCCAAGCCCAAAGAACCACCCACCAACCCGATACTCTCCAGGAAACATTCCCTAAGTCCTCTTCATGGAAGTAAAGATGCTGTCATCGAGAGATCCCCATCTGGAAGTTCTTCTCCCAGTAGGAAAGATGTAGCATCTtcttcaccatcatcctcatcaagTTCAGACTCGGAAGAGGATGAAAAGATGTCTCCAGAGAGAGAAGAAGAGCAGAGGAAGAAAACCTCTAAACCTCCTGTCAAGGAGACTTTCAAGTGGAACCCACCTCTGGAAGATGATGAAGCTAGTCCTGTGATAGACAGCGAAGATGACAAAGAGCCACAGGGATTCCGCAAGAAGAAGAAAGGCGAGACTGTGGATGTGGGCAAGAAGCAGGAAAGGATGAATGACGAAAAGGTTGCACAGGGCGAAGGATCATTGAACGAGAGGCTGGATATCCTGTCGTCTCATAATCAAAAGATCAAGCAGTTTTTCACCGAGgatgagaaggaggaggagaaagagaaaacagATAAAGACGTGGAACCGGAGGTGGCCAAACAACCAGATCAGCCAGGCAGTGTTGTTGTAGAGATCCAGTCTCCTAGCTCCTCTAGTTCCAGCAGCGGCTCTGGTAGCAGTTCTGGTGGTAGTGATTCAGAAGAAGATGTAGAAGAAGATAAGAAAGGTGGTGTGAAAGAGAATGGCGATGTGGCAAGCATGGATGCACAGCAGGAGCAGTCTGGTGAGGAGGATCgaaaaatggaagaagaaaaaggacaAACGGTATTCCCAAACCAACAAGTCAAGATGACTTGGAAGAGTAAGAAGAACCCTGACAAACTAACTAACAAGATGCCAAGCCCTGTCCTTGCAGATCACAAGAAGTCTCTATCACCTAGACCAAGAAGCCCGTCTATCAACACAGAAGTCCAGCATGACACTGGCAACCCAAAAAGGCCAGACAACATTCCTCTTACCCCGCCCAGTAACCCTGTGACCCCACCCATCAACCCTCTGACTCCGCCTACCAGCATCCCAGCAGAGCCAAGCAAGGCCCCCAGCCCAACCGTCAAATCAAGTACAGCATCCATCATCACCCAGACTCAGCCCATCAAACGTCAGACTCCCTCCAGCACCAAGCGTATCCCAAAACGAAATGGTGACCATAGGAGGTACagcagaagtagaagtagaagcagAAGCAGCAGTTACAGTAGTAGAAGCAGCCGGGGATCAAGATCGGGACGGTCAAGGTCACATTCAAGATCCTGGAGTAGATCACGTTCTAGCAGCAGAAGCAGGAGTCGAAGCTTTGAAGACAGTAGATCCAGACGGAGACGATCAAGGTCTTATTCTAGAGAGAAAGCAAGGTCACCGAAACGACG TAGGTCCAGGTCGCGTGATCGCAGTCGTCGCTCTCGAAGTCCTTATCGAAACACATCCTACAGCCGAAGCAGAGATAGACACAGGAGACGAAG TCGCAGCAGATCTGTCACAAGGTCACGTTCAAGATCATCTTCTGGTTCAAGGTCACGCTCAAGGTCACCCTATCATAGGCATTCTAGAGGACGACGTTCCAGGTCAAGGAGCAGAGGAAGAAG GTCAAGAGATAGTAGCAGACACCAACCTTATAAACGTACCAGAAGTCGTTCCCGTAGTCCACGTCGAAGGTACAGCAGGAGTCGAAGTCCTGTCAAGCGAAGATACAAGTCTCGTTCACGATCACGGTCCTTCGATGACCGGGTTTACGGAAGGCGTCGCAGGTCACGAAGTAGATCGTACAGTAGTCGCTAA
- the LOC121411476 gene encoding NK-tumor recognition protein-like isoform X1, with the protein MATPSSHRPRCFFDVSLGGIGGGRIIFELFSDICPITSENFRALCTGEKGMGKTTNKPLHYQGSSFHRIVKDFMIQGGDFSAGTGTGGESIYGGTFADENFELKHDRPYLLSMANRGKDTNGSQFFLTTKPAPHLDGVHVVFGSVLQGQDVVSQVENTRTDAKNRPLTDIRITNCGELVLKVKPKESKKKKQAASDGSDSASSEDSSDDDSSTTTTDSSETDSEEERRKRKKYRRKLREAKRRKKEKKKKKKAKKMKKEDEVVWETKEVKSELSHVTINPEEIPEIPTNRFLMRSMPEKEKEESNQQLQHQRSVDAFGRKIKGRGQVRYRMGNPPHWRAENRNKREMGQGDSPARWEMGGALREAKAKKRKERAREDDYKGRDRYRRHERDRDVDSEMEEGEVVSQDSWESKKKKHKSKKHKSHKKHESKKKDRHKKKSSSSSRHRTSSKHHSYSEEEEEDRDYPERRSYSRSPDSRSRSRSHTPDSRDRSRSRTRSSSRGRSRSRSSSRGRRRSRRSRSRSRSRGRSRSSSRSRSRGRRRSRSRSRDRGRGRKEREGHNESSHSFLESRFSKSSRAYSDKSESPLITSAVTIEKFKKFSTRKDDSSSENDSPPPTHWKPGQKPLNTRPSFTSLGIMSQARKQIEQSGRGSKLVKRVSPPPQLHKKSPSPPPTTLPSKSPRSAKDGRSSGSASEKRNDRPKPKEPPTNPILSRKHSLSPLHGSKDAVIERSPSGSSSPSRKDVASSSPSSSSSSDSEEDEKMSPEREEEQRKKTSKPPVKETFKWNPPLEDDEASPVIDSEDDKEPQGFRKKKKGETVDVGKKQERMNDEKVAQGEGSLNERLDILSSHNQKIKQFFTEDEKEEEKEKTDKDVEPEVAKQPDQPGSVVVEIQSPSSSSSSSGSGSSSGGSDSEEDVEEDKKGGVKENGDVASMDAQQEQSGEEDRKMEEEKGQTVFPNQQVKMTWKSKKNPDKLTNKMPSPVLADHKKSLSPRPRSPSINTEVQHDTGNPKRPDNIPLTPPSNPVTPPINPLTPPTSIPAEPSKAPSPTVKSSTASIITQTQPIKRQTPSSTKRIPKRNGDHRRYSRSRSRSRSSSYSSRSSRGSRSGRSRSHSRSWSRSRSSSRSRSRSFEDSRSRRRRSRSYSREKARSPKRRFYGRYSSSYSSYSSRSRSRDRSRRSRSPYRNTSYSRSRDRHRRRSRSRSVTRSRSRSSSGSRSRSRSPYHRHSRGRRSRSRSRGRRSRDSSRHQPYKRTRSRSRSPRRRYSRSRSPVKRRYKSRSRSRSFDDRVYGRRRRSRSRSYSSR; encoded by the exons GTGAAAAAGGTATGGGGAAGACGACCAACAAACCGCTTCACTACCAGGGTAGTTCCTTCCATCGTATCGTCAAGGATTTCATGATACAAGGAGGTGATTTCAGTGCAG gGACAGGCACTGGTGGAGAATCTATCTATGGCGGAACATTTGCAG ATGAGAATTTTGAGTTGAAGCACGACCGCCCCTATTTGTTGTCGATGGCCAATCGAGGAAAGGATACCAATGGTTCTCAGTTCTTCTT AACGACCAAGCCAGCTCCTCATTTAGATGG tgTCCATGTTGTGTTTGGGTCAGTGTTGCAAGGTCAAGATGTTGTTAGCCAGGTAGAGAACACAAGGACTGATGCCAAGAACAGACCACTGACTGATATCAGGATCACTAACTGCGGAGAACTTGTGCTAAAAGTCAAACCAAAAG AATCTAAAAAGAAGAAGCAAGCAGCGAGTGATGGATCTGATTCAGCGTCTTCTGAGGATTCCTCAGACGATGACAGTTCCACTACAACCACCGACTCCTCGGAGACGGACAGCGAGGAAGAAcgaaggaagagaaagaagtaTCGAAGGAAGCTCAGGGAAGCCAAACgcaggaagaaagaaaagaaaaagaaaaagaaagcaaagaagatgaagaa GGAAGATGAAGTAGTGTGGGAGACCAAGGAAGTCAAGAGTGAGCTTTCTCATGTGACCATCAACCCTGAGGAGATCCCAGAGATTCCAACCAATAGGTTTCTCATGCGCAGTATgccagagaaagaaaaaga AGAGAGTAACCAGCAACTTCAGCACCAGAGATCAGTTGATGCCTTTGGACGTAAGATTAAAGGGAGAGGTCAAGTG CGATATCGAATGGGTAATCCTCCCCACTGGCGAGCAGAGAACCGTAACAAACGAGAGATGGGACAGGGGGATTCCCCCGCCCGTTGGGAGATGGGCGGGGCACTGAGGGAGGCCAAAGCCAA aaagagaaaggagaggGCGAGAGAGGATGATTACAAAGGAAGAGACAGATACAGGAGACACGAGAGAGACCGTGACGTTGACTCTGAGATGGAGGAAGGAGAGGTGGTGTCACAAGATTCCTGGGAAtctaagaagaaaaaacataaatCAAAGAAGCACAA GTCTCACAAGAAGCATGAGAgtaagaagaaagacagacataaGAAGaagtcatcatcgtcatccagACATCGTACTTCAAGCAAACATCATTCTTACtcagaagaagaggaggaggacaGAGATTATCCAGAACGACGTTCATACTCACGTTCACCCGACAGTCGTTCCCGCTCCAGGTCTCACACCCCAGACTCGCGGGACAGAAGCCGGAGTAGGACTAGAAGCAGCAGTAGGGGAAGAAGCAGGAGTCGGAGCAGCAGTAGGGGCAGAAGACGTAGCAGAAGAAGTCGCAGTAGAAGCCGCAGCAGAGGTCGGAGCAGAAGTTCGAGTAGAAGTCGCAGTAGAGGCAGAAGGAGAAGCAGGAGTAGAAGTAGGGATAGAGGCAGAGGTAGGAAGGAACGAGAGGGCCACAATGAGTCTTCACATTCTTTCTTGGAATCAAGATTCTCGAAATCATCACGAGCTTACTCAGACAAGTCAGAAAGTCCGCTCATCACCAGTGCTGTTACCATcgaaaaattcaagaaattcAG TACACGAAAGGATGACTCATCATCTGAGAATGATAGCCCGCCACCAACGCACTGGAAGCCTGGTCAGAAACCCCTGAACACGCGACCGTCATTTACAAGCCTAGGCATCATGAG CCAAGCACGTAAACAAATAGAGCAGTCTGGGAGGGGTAGTAAACTAGTGAAGAGGGTATCACCTCCACCCCAGCTTCACAAGAAATCACCTTCACCGCCACCAACCACTCTTCCATCCAAGAGTCCAAG ATCTGCAAAAGACGGTCGTTCGTCTGGGAGTGCTAGTGAGAAAAGAAACGATCGTCCCAAGCCCAAAGAACCACCCACCAACCCGATACTCTCCAGGAAACATTCCCTAAGTCCTCTTCATGGAAGTAAAGATGCTGTCATCGAGAGATCCCCATCTGGAAGTTCTTCTCCCAGTAGGAAAGATGTAGCATCTtcttcaccatcatcctcatcaagTTCAGACTCGGAAGAGGATGAAAAGATGTCTCCAGAGAGAGAAGAAGAGCAGAGGAAGAAAACCTCTAAACCTCCTGTCAAGGAGACTTTCAAGTGGAACCCACCTCTGGAAGATGATGAAGCTAGTCCTGTGATAGACAGCGAAGATGACAAAGAGCCACAGGGATTCCGCAAGAAGAAGAAAGGCGAGACTGTGGATGTGGGCAAGAAGCAGGAAAGGATGAATGACGAAAAGGTTGCACAGGGCGAAGGATCATTGAACGAGAGGCTGGATATCCTGTCGTCTCATAATCAAAAGATCAAGCAGTTTTTCACCGAGgatgagaaggaggaggagaaagagaaaacagATAAAGACGTGGAACCGGAGGTGGCCAAACAACCAGATCAGCCAGGCAGTGTTGTTGTAGAGATCCAGTCTCCTAGCTCCTCTAGTTCCAGCAGCGGCTCTGGTAGCAGTTCTGGTGGTAGTGATTCAGAAGAAGATGTAGAAGAAGATAAGAAAGGTGGTGTGAAAGAGAATGGCGATGTGGCAAGCATGGATGCACAGCAGGAGCAGTCTGGTGAGGAGGATCgaaaaatggaagaagaaaaaggacaAACGGTATTCCCAAACCAACAAGTCAAGATGACTTGGAAGAGTAAGAAGAACCCTGACAAACTAACTAACAAGATGCCAAGCCCTGTCCTTGCAGATCACAAGAAGTCTCTATCACCTAGACCAAGAAGCCCGTCTATCAACACAGAAGTCCAGCATGACACTGGCAACCCAAAAAGGCCAGACAACATTCCTCTTACCCCGCCCAGTAACCCTGTGACCCCACCCATCAACCCTCTGACTCCGCCTACCAGCATCCCAGCAGAGCCAAGCAAGGCCCCCAGCCCAACCGTCAAATCAAGTACAGCATCCATCATCACCCAGACTCAGCCCATCAAACGTCAGACTCCCTCCAGCACCAAGCGTATCCCAAAACGAAATGGTGACCATAGGAGGTACagcagaagtagaagtagaagcagAAGCAGCAGTTACAGTAGTAGAAGCAGCCGGGGATCAAGATCGGGACGGTCAAGGTCACATTCAAGATCCTGGAGTAGATCACGTTCTAGCAGCAGAAGCAGGAGTCGAAGCTTTGAAGACAGTAGATCCAGACGGAGACGATCAAGGTCTTATTCTAGAGAGAAAGCAAGGTCACCGAAACGACG GTTCTATGGTCGCTATTCCTCCTCGTATTCATCATACTCCAGTAGGTCCAGGTCGCGTGATCGCAGTCGTCGCTCTCGAAGTCCTTATCGAAACACATCCTACAGCCGAAGCAGAGATAGACACAGGAGACGAAG TCGCAGCAGATCTGTCACAAGGTCACGTTCAAGATCATCTTCTGGTTCAAGGTCACGCTCAAGGTCACCCTATCATAGGCATTCTAGAGGACGACGTTCCAGGTCAAGGAGCAGAGGAAGAAG GTCAAGAGATAGTAGCAGACACCAACCTTATAAACGTACCAGAAGTCGTTCCCGTAGTCCACGTCGAAGGTACAGCAGGAGTCGAAGTCCTGTCAAGCGAAGATACAAGTCTCGTTCACGATCACGGTCCTTCGATGACCGGGTTTACGGAAGGCGTCGCAGGTCACGAAGTAGATCGTACAGTAGTCGCTAA